In the Oryza glaberrima chromosome 6, OglaRS2, whole genome shotgun sequence genome, one interval contains:
- the LOC127777866 gene encoding LOW QUALITY PROTEIN: protein GOS9-like (The sequence of the model RefSeq protein was modified relative to this genomic sequence to represent the inferred CDS: inserted 1 base in 1 codon) yields the protein MCFICRAHXLVKIGTWGGNGGGRVDLSVLPRSLKSVTIRSGAAIDAIAFTYIGTDGKEHLAGPWGGGGGNPTTITLGSQEFVKGISGTFTNVVTNLQIVTNVTTYNFGQGGGTPFSLPLQSGSVVGFFGRAGALVDSIGVYVHI from the exons ATGTGTTTTATTTGCAGAGCAC AACTTGTTAAGATCGGGACATGGGGTGGAAATGGAGGAGGTCGTGTAGACCTATCTGTACTACCAAGGAGCTTGAAAAGCGTGACAATCCGTAGTGGTGCAGCCATTGATGCTATTGCCTTTACATACATTGGCACAGATGGGAAGGAACATCTTGCAGGTCCTtggggtggtggcggtggaaaTCCAACTACG ATTACACTTGGATCTCAGGAATTCGTGAAGGGAATCTCCGGAACATTTACCAACGTCGTGACAAACCTTCAAATTGTCACCAATGTCACCACTTATAATTTTGGACAAGGTGGTGGAACTCCTTTTAGCCTCCCGCTGCAGAGCGGCAGTGTGGTTGGTTTCTTCGGACGCGCGGGAGCACTTGTGGACTCTATCGGAGTTTATGTCCACATATGA
- the LOC127777637 gene encoding putative wall-associated receptor kinase-like 16 has product MDCYYKLPVEKLAMRLLLFIGLVISVQFMADGASLPDDGCLKKCGDVDILYPFGIGEGCAIEGFVLSCNKREDGRGDVAFYGITPVLNISLRYGQVRMKSTYISSMCYNLSTGNMDYKNWLLNLTTSPFTISQKENIFIVIGANTAANMIGSSRYSTMPNMIGCLSQCSPYNSFTAQDGSCVGIGCCQAVLSNSISYHEVQFSTFYNTTKSYNNRSITDSASYCGYAVVMEAAAFRFRTAYLNSTAFRDEHNGSVPVVLNWVVGNETCQVAKQMGDRYACRSKNSMCIDSSSGPTGYLCNCTEGYRGNPYLPDGCQDINECDVNNPPPCPGRCKNIPGSFTCSSPSQSRTVILAVSLSVGIVAMAMIVTCSYLLRERKELANIKKKYFQQHGGMLLLQEIGLKQGQGTAFTIFTEAELMEATNKFEDKNVLGRGGHGTVYRGMLKDSRLIAIKRCMSSMIDDRQKEEFGKEMLILSQINHKNIVKLLGCCLEVEVPMLVYEFIPNGTLFHFIHGGNDCRNIPFSTRVRIAHESAQALDYLHSSASPPIIHGDVKTSNILLDENYTAKISDFGASILVPTDEAQFVTLVQGTCGYLDPEYMQTCQLIDKSDVYSFSVVLLELLTGKMAFNLEGPENERSLSLSFLCAMKEGRLMDIIDHHIQTDENAGVLEEVADLASQCLEMIGDNRPSMRDVADKLGRLRKVMQHPWAQHDPEEMESLLGESSVAGLEMVSTGNFSMEGGAVQGILESGR; this is encoded by the exons ATGGACTGCTACTACAAGCTCCCAGTTGAAAAACTAGCAATGCGTCTGCTGCTGTTCATAGGCCTCGTGATCTCCGTACAGTTCATGGCAGACGGCGCATCATTGCCGGACGATGGGTGCCTAAAGAAGTGTGGTGATGTTGACATTCTATACCCATTTGGGATTGGCGAAGGCTGTGCCATTGAAGGCTTTGTGCTTAGCTGCAACAAGAGAGAGGATGGACGTGGGGATGTGGCATTCTATGGCATCACGCCGGTGCTGAATATATCGCTGCGCTATGGTCAGGTTCGGATGAAATCAACGTACATATCCTCGATGTGCTACAACCTCTCAACCGGGAACATGGACTACAAGAACTGGCTCCTGAACCTCACAACCTCTCCGTTCACCATTTCGCAGAAGGAGAACATATTCATAGTCATCGGTGCCAACACGGCCGCAAACATGATTGGTTCCAGCCGCTACTCTACC ATGCCAAATATGATCGGGTGCTTGTCTCAGTGCTCACCGTATAATAGCTTCACAGCTCAAGATGGGTCGTGTGTCGGCATCGGCTGCTGCCAGGCCGTACTCAGCAACAGCATTTCCTACCACGAAGTGCAATTCAGCACCTTCTACAACACCACAAAGTCTTACAACAACAGAAGCATCACGGACAGTGCAAGCTACTGTGGCTACGCTGTGGTGATGGAGGCTGCTGCATTCAGGTTCCGAACAGCATACCTGAACTCAACGGCCTTCCGGGACGAGCACAATGGCAGTGTCCCGGTGGTCCTGAACTGGGTTGTGGGTAATGAGACATGTCAGGTTGCCAAGCAAATGGGAGATAGATACGCATGCCGTAGCAAAAACAGCATGTGCATCGATTCATCTAGTGGCCCTACAGGTTACCTCTGCAACTGCACTGAAGGCTACCGTGGCAATCCGTACCTTCCTGATGGATGCCAAG atattaatgaatgtGATGTTAACAATCCACCTCCATGCCCTGGCCGTTGCAAGAACATACCTGGCAGTTTCACTTGTTCAAGCCCCTCACAATCCAGAACGGTGATACTAGCTGTTA GCCTAAGTGTTGGAATTGTTGCCATGGCAATGATCGTCACCTGCTCATACTTGCTCCGTGAACGGAAGGAACTGGCCAATATCAAGAAGAAGTATTTCCAACAGCACGGTGGCATGCTTCTGTTGCAGGAGATAGGCTTAAAGCAAGGGCAGGGCACTGCCTTCACAATCTTCACTGAAGCAGAACTCATGGAAGCGACGAACAAGTTCGAGGACAAGAACGTCCTTGGCCGCGGTGGCCATGGCACTGTCTACAGGGGCATGCTCAAGGACAGCCGTCTGATTGCCATCAAACGATGCATGTCGTCGATGATCGACGACAGGCAAAAGGAGGAGTTTGGCAAGGAGATGCTCATCCTGTCCCAGATCAACCACAAGAATATCGTCAAGCTCCTGGGCTGCTGCCTCGAAGTGGAGGTCCCAATGCTAGTCTATGAGTTCATCCCCAATGGGACCTTGTTTCACTTCATCCATGGCGGCAATGACTGCCGCAACATCCCCTTTTCTACTCGAGTGCGAATTGCCCATGAATCAGCCCAAGCACTAGATTACCTGCATTCATCAGCATCGCCTCCAATCATTCACGGTGATGTCAAAACCTCCAACATACTACTGGACGAGAACTATACTGCAAAAATATCGGACTTTGGAGCCTCAATACTAGTGCCGACTGATGAGGCCCAATTTGTCACCTTGGTGCAAGGAACCTGTGGGTACCTAGATCCCGAGTACATGCAGACGTGCCAATTGATAGATAAGAGCGATGTGTACAGCTTTAGTGTTGTTCTACTGGAGCTGCTCACCGGCAAGATGGCTTTCAACCTTGAAGGTCCTGAAAATGAGAGGAGCCTTTCATTGAGCTTCTTGTGTGCCATGAAGGAGGGAAGACTCATGGATATTATAGATCATCACATTCAGACTGATGAGAACGCTGGGGTGCTCGAGGAGGTTGCTGACCTTGCGAGCCAGTGCCTGGAGATGATCGGCGATAACCGACCGTCGATGAGAGACGTCGCCGACAAGCTTGGCCGGCTGAGGAAGGTCATGCAGCACCCATGGGCGCAGCATGACCCGGAGGAGATGGAGAGCTTACTCGGGGAGTCGTCGGTGGCTGGTTTGGAGATGGTTAGCACCGGGAATTTCAGCATGGAGGGTGGAGCTGTGCAAGGCATTCTGGAGTCTGGGCGTTGA